The following proteins come from a genomic window of Rattus norvegicus strain BN/NHsdMcwi chromosome 8, GRCr8, whole genome shotgun sequence:
- the Gsta5 gene encoding glutathione S-transferase alpha-2 isoform X1 has protein sequence MSGKPVLHYFNARGRMECIRWLLAAAGVEFEEKLIQSPEDLEKLKKDGNLMFDQVPMVEIDGMKLAQTRAILNYIATKYDLYGKDMKERALIDMYSEGILDLTEMIIQLVICPPDQREAKTALAKDRTKNRYLPAFEKVLKSHGQDYLVGNRLTRVDIHLLELLLYVEEFDASLLTPFPLLKAFKSRISSLPNVKKFLQPGSQRKPAMDAKQIEEARKVFKF, from the exons ATGTCTGGGAAGCCAGTGCTTCACTACTTCAATGCCCGGGGCAGAATGGAGTGCATCCGGTGGCTCCTGGCTGCAGCAGGAGTGGAG TTTGAAGAGAAGCTTATACAGAGTCCAGAAGACTTGGAAAAGCTAAAGAAAG ACGGGAATTTGATGTTTGACCAAGTGCCCATGGTGGAGATTGACGGGATGAAGCTGGCACAGACCAGAGCCATTCTCAACTACATCGCCACCAAATATGACCTCTATGGGAAGGACATGAAGGAGAGAGCCCT GATTGACATGTATTCAGAGGGTATTTTAGATCTGACTGAAATGATTATCCAATTGGTAATATGTCCCCCAGACCAAAGAGAAGCCAAGACCGCCTTGGCAAAAGACAGGACCAAAAACCGGTACTTGCCTGCCTTTGAAAAG GTGTTGAAGAGCCATGGCCAAGACTACCTTGTAGGCAACAGGCTGACCCGGGTAGACATCCACCTGCTGGAACTTCTCCTCTATGTTGaagagtttgatgccagccttcTGACCCCTTTCCCTCTGCTGAAG GCCTTCAAGAGCAGAATCAGCAGCCTCCCCAATGTGAAGAAGTTCCTGCAGCCTGGCAGTCAGAGAAAGCCAGCCATGGATGCAAAACAAATCGAAGAAGCAAGGAAGGTTTTCAAGTTTTAG